The following are encoded together in the Tatumella ptyseos genome:
- the thiP gene encoding thiamine/thiamine pyrophosphate ABC transporter permease, whose protein sequence is MADGCFALMNRWRLPGSFAAFLILFCLIAALSALLFAAPLPSLGGLLDDAYLLHLIAFSFKQASLSALIAVGLAIPIARALQRRHFPGKILLLRLASMTLILPVLVAVFGLMTIYGREGWLAMLCHRLGIDYTFSPYGLSGILLAHVFFNLPLATRLLLQALQQIPTEQRQLADQLAIQGWNLFKFLEWPWLKRQLFPAFVLIFMLCFTSFAIVLTLGGGPQATTLELAIYQALNFDYDPGRAALLAIIQLCCCGGLLVCSHWLTPIRTHEVSLRQTWQPKVEGVGALIIDALALGALILLLIPPLIAVITAGIGPQTLAALTDPALWQAVELSLNIAVVAGVFSVSIILMILWTSREYRRRQQYGWASCLEGSAMLILGVPSIVLATGAFLILNQTVGLNYSPAYLVIIVNTLMALPYASKLLESPMRDLANQYSRLCLSLNLGGWQRLRFIELPLLRQPMLQAFAFASLMSMGDFGVIALFGSQDFQTLPYYLYQQMGAYRTQQAAVTALLLLLLCFLIFILIETLADRNAHRKSTKL, encoded by the coding sequence ATGGCAGATGGCTGTTTCGCGTTAATGAATCGTTGGCGTCTTCCCGGCAGCTTTGCGGCCTTTCTTATCCTTTTCTGTCTTATCGCAGCGCTTAGCGCGCTGCTGTTCGCCGCCCCCTTGCCTTCATTAGGGGGACTACTGGACGATGCCTACCTTCTTCATTTGATCGCGTTTTCGTTCAAACAAGCCTCACTCTCGGCCCTTATCGCCGTCGGTTTGGCGATCCCTATTGCTCGGGCCTTACAGCGTCGGCACTTTCCCGGTAAAATTTTATTGCTACGCCTTGCCAGTATGACTTTAATACTGCCAGTACTGGTGGCGGTATTCGGCTTAATGACCATTTACGGTCGTGAAGGCTGGCTGGCCATGCTGTGCCATCGGCTCGGTATCGATTATACCTTTAGCCCCTATGGGCTAAGCGGGATTCTACTGGCCCACGTCTTTTTTAATTTACCACTCGCCACGCGCCTATTGTTACAAGCCTTACAACAGATACCTACTGAGCAGCGACAACTGGCCGATCAATTAGCGATTCAGGGATGGAATCTGTTTAAATTTCTAGAATGGCCTTGGTTAAAACGGCAACTATTCCCCGCCTTCGTACTGATTTTTATGCTCTGTTTTACTAGCTTTGCCATCGTCTTAACTTTAGGCGGTGGTCCCCAAGCCACCACCTTGGAGCTCGCAATCTACCAAGCTCTAAATTTTGATTACGACCCGGGTCGCGCCGCGCTACTCGCCATCATCCAACTGTGTTGCTGCGGTGGCCTATTAGTTTGTAGCCATTGGTTAACCCCGATCCGCACTCATGAGGTGAGTTTACGCCAGACTTGGCAACCTAAAGTAGAGGGTGTAGGCGCCCTGATTATCGATGCGCTAGCGTTAGGGGCACTTATCCTATTACTGATCCCGCCACTTATCGCGGTCATCACTGCCGGTATCGGTCCGCAGACGCTTGCAGCCTTAACTGATCCAGCACTCTGGCAAGCAGTCGAGCTTTCACTCAACATTGCTGTCGTCGCGGGTGTATTCAGTGTCAGTATCATCCTAATGATATTATGGACGTCTCGGGAATACCGTCGACGACAGCAGTATGGCTGGGCCAGTTGCCTTGAAGGCAGTGCAATGCTGATTTTAGGTGTTCCTAGTATTGTTCTGGCTACAGGAGCTTTTCTAATCCTGAATCAAACCGTTGGACTCAATTATTCACCAGCCTATTTGGTCATTATCGTCAATACCTTGATGGCGTTACCTTATGCCAGTAAGTTACTCGAAAGCCCCATGCGAGATTTAGCAAATCAATATAGTCGTCTCTGCCTCTCACTCAACTTAGGTGGCTGGCAGCGGTTACGTTTTATTGAATTACCTCTATTAAGACAGCCGATGTTACAGGCCTTTGCGTTTGCATCATTGATGTCGATGGGAGACTTCGGTGTGATAGCTCTGTTCGGTAGCCAAGATTTTCAAACGCTACCTTATTACCTCTATCAGCAGATGGGCGCTTACCGGACGCAACAAGCGGCAGTGACTGCTCTACTATTACTGCTCTTGTGCTTCCTGATTTTTATTCTTATTGAAACCTTGGCGGACCGCAATGCTCACCGTAAATCAACTAAGTTGTGA
- a CDS encoding histidine phosphatase family protein, with the protein MRSVFFLLLLGVAANCQAERTFVFFRHAEKQMNFSGQLSCQGLNRALRLPGVLVPRYGKPDELYASAPIEEREGSSLRAVATLMPLAIQLAKSIGLQFHARDTHALVSRLLASDNHQVVYIAWEHDHLVDAVKELVASTGGESAQIPSISPFDYDSIYLVKLDKQNRFKSFTLEKEGLNHLSTECINAIESR; encoded by the coding sequence TTGCGTAGCGTCTTTTTTCTTTTACTATTAGGGGTGGCCGCAAACTGCCAAGCAGAGCGGACCTTTGTTTTCTTCCGTCATGCAGAAAAACAGATGAATTTTAGTGGGCAACTCTCGTGCCAAGGATTGAACCGTGCACTGCGTTTACCCGGAGTATTAGTCCCTCGTTATGGTAAACCGGACGAACTGTACGCCTCGGCCCCTATCGAAGAGAGAGAGGGTAGTTCACTTCGTGCCGTCGCGACACTGATGCCTCTCGCCATTCAGTTAGCAAAGAGTATCGGCTTACAATTTCATGCTCGCGACACGCATGCCTTGGTTAGTCGTTTATTGGCAAGCGATAATCATCAAGTCGTTTACATTGCTTGGGAACACGATCACTTAGTTGATGCAGTAAAGGAATTGGTGGCAAGCACAGGCGGAGAAAGTGCGCAGATCCCGTCTATTTCGCCTTTTGATTATGATTCCATTTATCTGGTTAAGCTCGATAAGCAAAATCGATTCAAATCGTTTACGCTGGAAAAAGAGGGGCTAAACCATCTATCGACTGAGTGTATTAATGCTATTGAGTCGCGGTAA
- the thiQ gene encoding thiamine ABC transporter ATP-binding protein ThiQ, producing MLTVNQLSCDYPQQPLSFTLSVSAGERVVILGPSGAGKSTLLNLIAGFIPASQGEVWIANQNATTLAPAKRPLSMLFQENNLFTHLTVRQNLALGLSPTMRLSAAQQQKLLALADRTGLLPLMDRLPTQLSGGQRQRVALTRCLLREQPLLLLDEPFSALDPALRQEMLVLTQALCEENKLTLVMVSHQLADARFLADRCIVIDQGEVAWSGTWQQLEKGDIKAARMLGLTPVSDQ from the coding sequence ATGCTCACCGTAAATCAACTAAGTTGTGATTACCCACAACAGCCCCTGAGTTTTACCTTATCCGTTTCGGCAGGGGAACGGGTGGTGATATTAGGCCCTAGCGGCGCGGGCAAAAGTACACTGCTTAATTTAATCGCCGGTTTCATTCCCGCCAGCCAAGGAGAGGTATGGATAGCCAATCAGAATGCGACGACATTAGCCCCCGCCAAACGACCGCTATCGATGTTATTTCAGGAAAATAACCTTTTTACCCACCTGACCGTTAGGCAAAATCTCGCCCTCGGCTTATCCCCCACCATGCGTCTTTCTGCCGCTCAGCAGCAGAAACTCTTAGCATTAGCTGACCGTACCGGCCTGTTACCGCTGATGGATCGTTTGCCTACGCAGCTTTCCGGTGGCCAGCGACAACGCGTTGCGCTGACCCGCTGTTTACTCCGTGAGCAGCCTTTACTGTTACTGGATGAACCTTTTTCAGCCTTAGACCCAGCCCTTCGCCAGGAGATGTTGGTCCTCACACAGGCGCTATGCGAGGAGAATAAACTAACGCTTGTGATGGTCTCACACCAACTCGCGGACGCACGCTTTCTTGCCGATCGCTGCATTGTCATCGATCAAGGAGAGGTGGCATGGAGTGGGACATGGCAACAGCTGGAAAAAGGCGACATTAAAGCCGCCAGAATGTTAGGGCTAACGCCAGTTAGTGACCAATAA
- a CDS encoding DedA family protein, with protein sequence MEAWIQHLLEQSVGWAIGIVAIVTFLESLALVGLILPGTVMMASLGALIGSGHVSLYPAWAAGFIGCLAGDWLSFYIGWKFQGPLHRWKYLQKHQALLNKTEHALHNHSVATILIGRFVGPTRPLIPLIAGMLELPAKKFLPPNLVGCILWPPIYLLPGILAGVAIDVPAGAQDSLFKWYLAGMAVLIWISVWLAWRWLRPAKEESGKGWLTPVRLRYLAPITGVITVIAFCLLLQHPMMPMFGHLLWKVFIGH encoded by the coding sequence ATGGAAGCCTGGATCCAACATTTATTAGAGCAATCGGTCGGTTGGGCGATAGGCATTGTTGCGATTGTCACTTTTTTAGAATCCTTAGCCTTGGTGGGTTTAATACTACCTGGAACCGTGATGATGGCCTCTCTGGGCGCACTCATCGGCAGTGGGCATGTCAGTCTCTATCCTGCATGGGCGGCAGGCTTTATTGGATGCTTGGCTGGGGACTGGTTATCGTTCTATATCGGTTGGAAATTTCAAGGGCCCCTACATCGCTGGAAGTACTTGCAGAAGCATCAAGCCTTGCTCAATAAGACTGAACACGCATTACATAATCATAGTGTGGCGACCATATTAATAGGCCGCTTCGTGGGGCCAACCCGACCGCTTATTCCCTTAATTGCCGGTATGCTAGAGCTTCCCGCGAAAAAGTTCTTACCTCCCAATTTAGTGGGGTGCATCTTATGGCCGCCCATTTACTTACTGCCCGGTATCCTTGCTGGCGTAGCGATCGATGTACCTGCTGGTGCGCAAGATAGTTTATTCAAATGGTATTTAGCAGGGATGGCAGTGCTGATCTGGATAAGCGTTTGGCTTGCGTGGCGCTGGTTACGTCCGGCTAAAGAAGAGAGCGGTAAGGGATGGTTAACTCCCGTTCGCCTTCGCTATCTTGCGCCGATTACCGGGGTTATTACCGTTATCGCTTTCTGTCTATTACTCCAACATCCAATGATGCCAATGTTTGGTCATTTGTTGTGGAAAGTGTTTATTGGTCACTAA
- the thiB gene encoding thiamine ABC transporter substrate binding subunit, protein MFPTKKFVTGLLLALTALPALAAKPVLTVYTYDSFASKWGPGPAIKTAFEKQCGCTLHYVTLEDGISLLNRLRMEGARSKADVVLGLDNNLLESATKTGLFAPANIDTQKLKVPNGWSDKTFIPYDYGYFAFVYNKKRLAHPPKSLHELVESPEKWRVIYEDPRTSTPGLGLLLWMNHVFGDKTAQAWQQLAKKTVTIPRGWSEAYGLFLKGEADLVLSYTTSPAYHIMEEHNNDYAAANFSEGHYLQVEVAGQLAKSPQPALAHQFMQFILSDDFQKTLTTGNWMYPATHQPLPTAIEQLPVPQKALQYSASQVAASRASWVEAWQMAVSR, encoded by the coding sequence GTGTTTCCAACTAAAAAGTTTGTTACAGGGTTATTATTGGCCCTCACCGCACTGCCCGCCTTGGCGGCTAAGCCAGTATTAACGGTCTATACCTACGACTCTTTCGCGTCAAAATGGGGACCAGGCCCGGCAATTAAAACCGCTTTCGAAAAACAATGCGGCTGTACATTACACTATGTCACCTTAGAAGATGGTATTTCACTGCTTAATCGCCTGCGAATGGAAGGCGCGCGCAGTAAAGCGGATGTCGTGCTGGGACTGGATAATAATCTATTAGAAAGCGCCACAAAAACCGGCCTCTTTGCCCCTGCTAATATTGATACGCAAAAGCTTAAGGTGCCCAATGGCTGGAGCGATAAGACTTTTATTCCTTATGATTACGGCTACTTTGCTTTCGTTTATAATAAAAAACGTTTAGCTCACCCGCCGAAAAGTCTACATGAGTTAGTCGAAAGCCCTGAAAAATGGCGTGTCATCTATGAAGATCCCCGTACCAGCACTCCAGGACTGGGGCTTTTATTGTGGATGAACCATGTATTTGGCGATAAAACCGCCCAAGCATGGCAGCAGTTGGCGAAAAAGACCGTCACCATCCCTCGCGGATGGAGTGAAGCTTATGGACTATTTTTAAAAGGTGAAGCTGACCTGGTGCTAAGCTACACCACTTCACCGGCTTATCATATTATGGAAGAGCATAATAATGACTATGCCGCTGCGAACTTCTCAGAAGGTCATTATTTACAAGTTGAAGTGGCCGGGCAGCTCGCAAAAAGCCCACAGCCGGCGCTCGCTCATCAATTTATGCAGTTTATACTGTCTGATGATTTCCAAAAAACCTTGACGACGGGCAACTGGATGTATCCGGCTACGCATCAACCGCTCCCCACCGCCATCGAGCAACTTCCGGTGCCTCAGAAAGCCTTACAATACAGTGCGTCACAAGTAGCGGCTTCTCGAGCATCCTGGGTCGAAGCATGGCAGATGGCTGTTTCGCGTTAA
- the eat gene encoding ethanolamine permease, which translates to MTTSLKPTLGALHLWGIAVGLVISGEYFGWSYGWGVAGTLGFLVTTLIIAVMYTCFIFSFTELTTAIPQAGGPFAYSRAAYGDTGGLIAGLATLIEFVFAPPAIAMAIGAYLNVQYPTLNPKYAALGAYIVFMGLNILGVKLAAMFELIVTLLAVFELLVFMGVVSPGFSMSHFVAHGWSGQDHFSMAALPGIFAAIPFAIWFFLAIEGAAMAAEEAKNPKKTIPIAYVTGILTLVFLAISVMLFAGGAGDWRALSGINDPLPQAMKMIVGEHSQWMHMLVWIGLFGLIASFHGIILGYSRQFFALSRGGYLPASLCKLSRFQTPHRAIIAGGIIGMIVVCNDGMMLQGMSLTAAMITMAVFGANVMYIMSMLSLFRLRKTAPTLERSYRAPGYPVIPGIALVLSMICFVTMLWFNPVIGGLFIGLMILGYLYFLTTKVRRQSSQQINLTVVENK; encoded by the coding sequence ATGACAACATCATTAAAACCAACACTGGGGGCACTCCATTTATGGGGAATCGCTGTGGGTCTGGTGATCTCAGGTGAGTATTTCGGCTGGAGCTATGGTTGGGGAGTGGCAGGAACACTCGGCTTCCTCGTCACAACGCTGATTATCGCCGTAATGTATACCTGCTTCATCTTTAGTTTTACTGAACTCACTACCGCAATTCCACAAGCGGGTGGACCCTTTGCCTATAGCCGTGCTGCGTATGGTGACACGGGCGGGTTGATTGCTGGCCTCGCGACGCTAATCGAATTCGTTTTCGCACCACCGGCTATCGCCATGGCGATTGGTGCTTATCTCAATGTGCAATATCCTACACTCAACCCTAAATATGCCGCTTTAGGCGCTTATATCGTTTTTATGGGGCTCAATATTCTTGGGGTGAAATTAGCCGCGATGTTTGAACTGATCGTTACGCTACTGGCCGTGTTTGAGTTACTGGTTTTTATGGGCGTAGTTTCCCCAGGGTTTAGCATGAGTCATTTCGTGGCCCATGGCTGGTCAGGACAGGATCATTTCTCGATGGCTGCCCTGCCCGGCATCTTTGCGGCGATCCCTTTCGCGATCTGGTTTTTCTTGGCAATTGAGGGCGCTGCGATGGCCGCCGAAGAGGCCAAAAATCCTAAGAAGACCATCCCTATTGCCTACGTGACCGGTATTTTAACCCTAGTATTCTTAGCCATCAGTGTCATGTTGTTTGCAGGTGGCGCAGGCGACTGGCGTGCCCTATCCGGGATTAATGATCCGCTTCCTCAGGCAATGAAAATGATCGTCGGCGAACATTCTCAATGGATGCATATGCTGGTTTGGATTGGACTATTCGGCCTAATCGCCAGCTTTCACGGCATTATTCTTGGCTACTCCCGACAATTCTTTGCCCTATCTCGTGGTGGCTATTTGCCTGCCTCACTGTGTAAGCTCAGCCGTTTTCAGACCCCACATCGCGCCATCATTGCGGGAGGAATCATCGGCATGATAGTGGTTTGTAATGATGGCATGATGCTACAAGGTATGAGTTTAACGGCTGCGATGATCACTATGGCCGTATTCGGTGCCAACGTTATGTACATCATGAGTATGTTAAGTCTGTTCCGCTTACGTAAAACAGCGCCAACACTCGAACGTAGCTACCGTGCCCCTGGGTATCCCGTAATCCCCGGTATTGCATTAGTCCTCTCGATGATCTGCTTTGTCACCATGCTCTGGTTTAACCCCGTCATTGGTGGTCTATTTATCGGATTAATGATCCTCGGTTACCTCTATTTCCTCACCACTAAAGTGAGACGCCAATCGAGTCAGCAAATCAATCTTACCGTCGTAGAAAACAAATAA
- a CDS encoding aspartate aminotransferase family protein encodes MTTRSTIMDTNSFRAEHADALSPEIRQLTDKRDRILGESYRLFYRNPVHLVKGEGQYLWDAEGRKYLDVYNNVASIGHCHPAVIEAVSKQMQQLNTHTRYLHENILNYTESILATTPTEIDRAMYMCTGSEANDLAIRVAKSFSGGTGIIVTQEAYHGTSELTSGASPALGSGQALAATTRVVPAPDFYRLTPSDPGHWFANEIQKQIDDMKQNGIKFAGFLADSIFSSDGVLPNPPGFLKAAIDVVHKNGGIFIADEVQPGFARTGDTFWGFARHGVVPDIITTGKPMGNGIPVSALFAKSDVLASFSDHIPYFNTFGGNPVSMAAAQAVLKVIQEENLQEHSRMMGARLLEELSRLQQKYRCVGDVRGAGLFIGFELVTDPETKQPNKALALDLIERLRDQGILTSVAGPYGNVLKLRPPLAFQAADIDWLVGGLDRALEQLCP; translated from the coding sequence ATGACCACACGTTCCACGATTATGGATACCAACAGCTTTCGCGCTGAACATGCCGATGCATTAAGCCCTGAAATCCGTCAACTCACCGATAAACGCGATCGTATCCTTGGCGAATCTTACCGCCTGTTTTATCGTAATCCGGTTCATCTAGTAAAAGGTGAAGGACAATATTTATGGGATGCAGAAGGCCGAAAATATCTCGATGTCTATAATAATGTCGCCAGCATTGGGCACTGCCACCCCGCGGTGATCGAGGCGGTGAGTAAGCAAATGCAGCAGCTCAATACCCATACCCGTTACCTTCATGAGAATATCTTAAATTATACAGAATCGATCTTAGCAACCACCCCAACGGAAATCGATCGTGCGATGTATATGTGTACCGGATCAGAGGCGAATGATCTGGCTATTCGTGTCGCGAAATCCTTCAGTGGTGGAACAGGGATCATTGTAACTCAAGAGGCCTATCACGGTACCAGTGAGTTAACCTCAGGCGCCTCCCCCGCATTAGGAAGTGGCCAAGCGTTGGCAGCAACGACGCGCGTCGTCCCTGCCCCGGATTTTTATCGTTTAACACCCAGCGATCCAGGCCATTGGTTTGCCAATGAGATCCAAAAACAGATTGATGATATGAAACAAAACGGTATCAAGTTTGCAGGCTTTCTTGCCGATTCGATCTTCTCGTCAGATGGCGTGTTACCCAATCCTCCGGGCTTTCTTAAAGCGGCGATCGATGTCGTTCATAAGAACGGCGGTATTTTTATTGCGGACGAAGTCCAACCCGGATTTGCTCGCACAGGAGATACCTTCTGGGGCTTTGCGCGCCACGGCGTAGTGCCCGACATTATTACCACGGGTAAACCGATGGGGAATGGGATCCCGGTCTCGGCACTCTTTGCGAAAAGTGATGTGCTCGCCTCGTTCAGTGACCATATTCCTTACTTCAATACCTTTGGCGGTAACCCTGTTTCAATGGCGGCCGCACAAGCTGTATTAAAAGTCATTCAAGAAGAGAACTTGCAAGAGCATAGCCGCATGATGGGCGCTCGATTACTCGAAGAGCTTAGCCGCTTGCAACAAAAATATCGCTGTGTCGGCGATGTTCGAGGTGCAGGACTCTTTATTGGCTTTGAATTGGTGACTGATCCGGAGACTAAACAACCGAATAAGGCGTTAGCCCTAGACTTAATCGAGCGCCTGCGTGATCAAGGGATCCTCACGTCAGTCGCGGGTCCTTATGGCAACGTATTAAAACTGCGCCCGCCTCTGGCTTTCCAAGCCGCGGATATCGACTGGTTAGTGGGCGGTCTTGATCGCGCACTGGAACAACTCTGTCCTTAA